The following are encoded together in the candidate division KSB1 bacterium genome:
- a CDS encoding XRE family transcriptional regulator, translating into MSETIRQIAARIRNLREIAGLSKATLAAEFNLDVDTYSAYESGEIDMPVSFLIQVCKKFNVEMTSLLTGREPHLHIYSIVRAGQGLPVERSPYYHHQSLGYNFAHKKAEPFLVTVEPNENEPLHYNQHPGQEFHYVLEGRLLLDIDGHTVTLDPGDSIFFDSTYKHALKAMDGRSVRCLVVVM; encoded by the coding sequence ATGTCCGAAACCATCCGACAGATTGCCGCGCGCATTCGCAATTTGCGCGAAATCGCCGGCCTCTCCAAAGCAACCCTTGCGGCGGAATTTAACCTGGACGTCGACACCTATTCCGCCTATGAATCGGGCGAAATCGACATGCCGGTCAGCTTTTTGATCCAGGTCTGCAAGAAATTTAACGTCGAGATGACCTCGCTGCTGACCGGACGGGAGCCGCATCTGCACATCTATTCCATCGTGCGCGCCGGCCAAGGATTGCCGGTAGAGCGCAGCCCTTATTATCATCATCAGAGCCTCGGCTACAATTTTGCGCACAAAAAAGCCGAGCCATTTTTAGTTACCGTAGAACCGAACGAAAATGAGCCGCTGCACTACAACCAGCATCCCGGGCAGGAATTTCATTATGTCTTGGAAGGGCGCCTGCTGCTCGACATCGACGGCCATACCGTGACATTAGACCCTGGGGATTCCATTTTCTTCGATTCGACTTACAAACACGCTCTTAAGGCTATGGACGGCAGATCTGTTCGATGCCTCGTTGTGGTGATGTAA
- a CDS encoding T9SS type A sorting domain-containing protein: MSKVVIILFILTAAAVAQSTIVIFSDSPDGDKYVDASWGYRRAPSTLERAGNNDKFPVETGVVYQGAHSLRLRWRSKSGGDWGMAIAATGWKPMDTTLYDSLVYWINAPEAVSKEALPDLALEDVNNQKSRRRALGDFVGDIDGDPSTWQRAAVPLSAFHEGGVSIDFTKVKTLFHYQKAADDVEHTLFLDEIRLIKGGGAAEAPDTPTGLQAFGYDSRIDLRWQPVSSPNLVGYAVYGASSPTGPFRRLNAVAHEPIWFSDFFGVNGETRYYYVTAVNYDGIESAPSDTVSATTRPMNDEELLTSVQQAAFRYFYDYAHPVSGMARERKGSGDVCTSGGTGFGLMNVPVAVERGFITRQAAAAHVLKLVRFLADKAERHHGAWSHWIHGTTGRIIPFSKYDDGADLVETAYLVQGLLTVRQYFDGSNAVETEIRDICTRLWREVEWDWFRKETKEPVLYWHWSPNYGWQMNMPIRGFNECMIVYILAIASPTHPVPKSLYYSGWAGAGYVNGRSYYGITQPVGPPMGGPLFFTHYTFLGVDPHAMTDRFCNYYDNNRAISLIHYAYCQANPKKFPCYGDGVWGLTASDNPWGYSAHEPNNDNGTITPTAALSAMPYTPEESMAALKAFYYRHGKRLWGEFGFKDAFNCKQDWYAESVLAIDQGTIAPMIENHRTGMLWRLFMSVPEIRAAVTSIGTGVKSHRPLEQGMIIYPNPFNPKTMITFTLAQDSSVSLKIYNVRGESAAILYDCERLSPGFYRRELGDLPAGIYFCRLEIDGQDYFGKLTCLK, translated from the coding sequence ATGTCGAAAGTAGTGATCATTCTATTTATCCTGACCGCTGCCGCGGTAGCCCAGTCGACGATCGTCATTTTTTCCGACAGTCCCGACGGCGATAAATATGTAGATGCTTCATGGGGTTACCGCAGAGCTCCAAGCACGCTCGAGCGGGCCGGCAACAATGACAAGTTTCCGGTCGAGACCGGCGTGGTGTATCAGGGAGCGCACAGTCTGCGGCTGCGCTGGCGCTCGAAAAGCGGTGGGGATTGGGGAATGGCCATTGCGGCAACCGGCTGGAAGCCCATGGATACGACGCTTTACGACAGTTTGGTCTATTGGATCAACGCGCCGGAGGCCGTGAGCAAAGAAGCGTTACCCGACCTCGCGCTAGAGGACGTCAACAACCAAAAGAGCCGCCGCCGGGCGCTGGGTGATTTTGTCGGCGATATCGACGGCGACCCGTCGACTTGGCAACGGGCGGCCGTGCCGTTGTCTGCTTTTCATGAAGGCGGTGTTTCGATCGATTTTACCAAGGTCAAAACTCTTTTTCATTATCAAAAAGCGGCAGACGATGTCGAGCATACCCTGTTTCTCGATGAGATTCGTTTGATCAAGGGCGGTGGAGCTGCAGAAGCACCGGACACGCCGACCGGCCTGCAGGCGTTCGGTTATGATTCGCGCATCGATCTGCGCTGGCAGCCGGTGTCCTCGCCGAATCTGGTCGGATATGCGGTGTACGGCGCCTCATCGCCGACAGGCCCGTTTCGCCGGTTGAACGCCGTCGCTCATGAACCTATCTGGTTTAGCGATTTCTTTGGCGTAAACGGGGAAACGCGCTATTACTATGTCACGGCGGTCAATTATGACGGAATCGAATCCGCCCCCTCCGACACGGTATCGGCGACGACGCGTCCTATGAACGACGAAGAGCTGCTGACCTCGGTGCAGCAGGCGGCGTTTCGCTATTTTTACGATTACGCTCATCCGGTGAGCGGCATGGCACGCGAACGCAAGGGTTCGGGCGACGTCTGCACCAGCGGCGGCACCGGCTTTGGATTGATGAATGTGCCCGTAGCCGTAGAGCGCGGCTTTATTACCCGCCAGGCGGCCGCAGCGCACGTCCTCAAGCTGGTGCGCTTTTTGGCGGATAAAGCCGAGCGCCATCACGGCGCCTGGTCGCATTGGATCCACGGCACAACCGGCAGGATCATCCCCTTCAGCAAGTACGATGACGGCGCCGATCTGGTGGAAACCGCCTATCTCGTTCAAGGACTCCTCACGGTTCGTCAATATTTTGACGGCAGCAACGCGGTGGAAACGGAGATCCGCGACATCTGCACGCGGCTGTGGCGGGAAGTCGAGTGGGATTGGTTCCGCAAAGAGACGAAGGAGCCGGTGTTGTACTGGCACTGGTCGCCCAACTATGGGTGGCAGATGAACATGCCGATCCGCGGCTTTAACGAGTGCATGATCGTTTACATTTTGGCGATCGCCTCGCCGACCCATCCCGTACCCAAATCGCTTTACTATAGCGGCTGGGCAGGCGCCGGATACGTCAACGGCAGGTCCTATTACGGCATCACTCAGCCGGTCGGGCCGCCGATGGGCGGACCGCTTTTCTTTACCCACTATACGTTCCTGGGCGTCGATCCTCATGCCATGACCGACCGATTCTGCAATTATTACGACAACAATCGCGCCATCAGCCTGATTCACTATGCCTACTGTCAGGCCAACCCGAAAAAATTTCCCTGCTACGGCGACGGCGTGTGGGGGTTGACCGCTTCGGACAATCCGTGGGGCTATTCGGCGCATGAGCCCAACAATGATAACGGCACGATCACACCGACCGCGGCGCTCAGCGCCATGCCGTATACGCCCGAAGAATCCATGGCCGCGCTGAAGGCCTTTTATTACCGCCACGGCAAACGGCTTTGGGGCGAATTCGGCTTTAAGGACGCCTTTAACTGCAAACAGGATTGGTACGCGGAAAGCGTGCTGGCCATCGATCAAGGCACGATTGCGCCGATGATCGAGAACCACCGCACCGGCATGCTGTGGCGTCTGTTCATGTCCGTTCCCGAAATTCGAGCGGCTGTGACGAGCATCGGCACCGGCGTAAAGTCGCATCGACCGCTCGAGCAAGGCATGATCATCTATCCCAATCCCTTCAATCCCAAAACCATGATCACATTTACTTTGGCACAGGATTCGTCCGTTTCGCTCAAGATCTATAATGTACGCGGCGAGTCGGCGGCGATTCTGTACGACTGCGAACGATTATCGCCGGGCTTTTATCGGCGCGAGTTGGGCGATTTGCCCGCCGGCATTTATTTCTGCCGGCTGGAAATCGACGGGCAGGACTATTTCGGCAAACTGACCTGTCTAAAATAG
- a CDS encoding CotH kinase family protein — MAPAAILLFIALPCFAQKRVEFSSSNLPIILIDTGGRPIINERKIDAEMRVIDRGLGKRNSVTDTVYAFRGRIGIELRGSSTQSFPKKQFAVETRDSNGANLNVPLLGLPPENDWVLYGPYSDKSLMRNVFAYQIARDLGRYASRSRYCELVLNGRYWGVYVLLEKIKRDRNRVDIAKLDSTDLAPPDITGGYIIKVDKPAGENLGGWQSTMPLFYPGGTSPLPFYQFHYPKPDEILPQQAAYIQKFITDFENMMSSPFYDDPANGMWTALDIGSVIDYVIVNEISKNVDGYRLSAFMYKDRDDSDPRLHLGPVWDFNLAFGNADYYDAAFPEGWQIEYFLYNERFNRGGDAYMIPAWWGRIWTSARFQKKLWERWWELRRGPLDIDRLLDFIDRTAAELDEAQQRNFRCWPILGTYVWPNAYIGASFADEVKYLKNWLQDRVEWMDDHLKYDPAAVREREERVNSIYLGANYPNPFNGCTVIPLVLNDPQWLNVYIYDARGRVVATLYQGLIQAGKELFSWDGLTDIGEPAPSGMYFVCAEGKEIQTLKMLLLR; from the coding sequence TTGGCTCCTGCCGCGATTCTTCTGTTCATCGCTTTGCCTTGTTTCGCGCAAAAGCGGGTTGAATTTAGCTCCTCCAATCTGCCGATCATTCTGATCGATACCGGCGGGAGGCCGATCATCAACGAGCGCAAGATCGATGCGGAAATGCGGGTCATCGACCGTGGTCTGGGAAAAAGAAACAGCGTCACGGATACCGTCTACGCATTTCGCGGCCGCATCGGCATCGAACTGCGCGGCAGTTCGACGCAAAGTTTTCCCAAAAAACAGTTTGCCGTGGAAACGCGCGATTCGAACGGCGCGAATCTCAACGTGCCGCTTTTGGGATTGCCGCCGGAAAACGATTGGGTTCTCTACGGCCCTTACAGCGATAAATCGCTGATGCGGAATGTCTTTGCTTATCAAATTGCCAGAGATCTAGGCCGGTATGCCTCGCGCAGCCGTTATTGCGAGCTCGTCCTGAACGGCCGCTATTGGGGCGTTTATGTGCTGCTCGAAAAGATCAAGCGCGACCGCAACCGCGTCGATATTGCAAAATTGGATTCGACCGACCTCGCACCGCCGGATATTACCGGCGGCTACATCATCAAAGTCGATAAACCGGCAGGAGAAAATTTGGGCGGCTGGCAGTCGACGATGCCGTTGTTTTATCCCGGCGGCACCAGCCCGTTGCCGTTCTATCAATTTCATTACCCCAAACCGGATGAAATCCTACCTCAGCAGGCTGCCTACATTCAAAAGTTCATAACCGATTTCGAAAACATGATGTCTTCTCCCTTTTACGATGATCCGGCGAACGGTATGTGGACGGCGCTCGACATAGGCAGCGTCATCGACTATGTCATCGTGAATGAAATCAGCAAAAACGTCGACGGCTATCGGCTGAGCGCGTTTATGTACAAAGACCGCGACGACAGCGATCCGCGACTGCATTTAGGGCCGGTATGGGATTTCAATCTGGCCTTCGGCAATGCCGATTATTATGATGCCGCATTTCCTGAAGGCTGGCAGATCGAGTATTTTCTGTATAATGAACGGTTCAACAGAGGCGGAGATGCCTACATGATCCCCGCCTGGTGGGGAAGAATTTGGACCAGCGCCCGATTTCAGAAAAAGCTCTGGGAGCGTTGGTGGGAGCTGCGGCGCGGCCCCCTGGACATCGATCGACTGCTCGATTTTATCGACCGTACCGCAGCGGAACTGGATGAAGCCCAGCAACGCAACTTTCGCTGCTGGCCGATTCTGGGAACCTATGTCTGGCCGAACGCCTACATCGGCGCGAGCTTTGCCGATGAAGTAAAGTACCTGAAAAACTGGCTTCAAGATCGCGTCGAATGGATGGACGATCATTTAAAATATGATCCTGCCGCCGTTCGTGAAAGAGAAGAGAGGGTGAACTCTATTTACCTGGGCGCAAATTATCCCAACCCCTTCAACGGCTGCACCGTCATTCCGTTGGTTTTGAATGATCCGCAGTGGCTAAACGTCTATATTTATGATGCGCGCGGGCGGGTCGTTGCAACTCTGTACCAAGGTCTGATACAGGCCGGAAAGGAGCTGTTTTCCTGGGACGGTCTGACGGACATAGGAGAGCCGGCGCCCTCCGGCATGTATTTCGTATGTGCTGAAGGTAAGGAAATTCAAACCCTAAAAATGCTTTTATTGAGATGA
- a CDS encoding glycosyltransferase, whose amino-acid sequence NPQKLRVVNIRPNPESIPITWRPHTRAEKLLVDLRDWLWRPLIERAVRRYGLDTFDVYQLDGGLDLYRNASFITEMKRRGKKVICCYTGSDLRTRGVIPAVDAISDLNVTVEFDHLALHPQIHYVGFPFDADCFQPHLHHDNDKAVRIGHAPTNRAAKGSDVIIPILRQLEAELGTETVLIEGLPYAQALALKQTCDIFVDQIGDLGYGINSLEALAMEIPACSCLAPGFAEQFPNHPFIDVQADNLRQELVRLIAQPNLRREIGRKGKEWVKAHHDPVEVVRAVHRLAQIED is encoded by the coding sequence AACCCGCAAAAACTGCGCGTGGTCAATATCCGACCCAACCCTGAAAGTATTCCCATCACGTGGCGGCCTCATACTCGGGCGGAAAAGCTGCTGGTCGACCTGCGGGATTGGCTATGGCGGCCGCTAATTGAGCGCGCCGTCCGCCGCTACGGCCTCGATACGTTCGATGTTTATCAGCTCGACGGCGGTTTAGACCTCTATCGCAATGCTTCCTTCATTACCGAAATGAAGCGGCGCGGCAAAAAGGTGATCTGCTGCTATACCGGCAGCGATCTGCGCACCCGCGGCGTCATTCCGGCCGTCGATGCGATCAGCGATCTCAATGTGACCGTCGAGTTCGACCATCTTGCTTTGCATCCGCAAATTCACTACGTCGGCTTTCCCTTCGACGCCGATTGTTTTCAGCCGCATTTGCATCATGACAATGACAAGGCGGTGCGCATCGGCCATGCGCCGACCAATCGCGCCGCCAAGGGCAGCGATGTCATCATTCCCATTCTTCGTCAATTGGAAGCCGAGCTCGGAACCGAAACCGTGCTGATCGAAGGCCTGCCTTACGCGCAGGCATTGGCGCTCAAACAGACCTGCGACATCTTTGTCGATCAGATCGGCGATCTCGGCTACGGCATCAATTCGCTGGAGGCGCTGGCGATGGAAATACCGGCGTGCTCCTGTCTGGCGCCCGGATTTGCCGAACAGTTTCCCAACCATCCTTTTATCGACGTGCAGGCCGACAATCTGCGGCAGGAACTGGTCCGTCTCATTGCGCAGCCGAATCTGCGTCGGGAAATCGGCAGGAAGGGGAAAGAATGGGTCAAAGCGCATCATGATCCGGTGGAGGTCGTTCGTGCCGTTCATCGATTGGCTCAAATAGAGGATTGA
- the thrH gene encoding bifunctional phosphoserine phosphatase/homoserine phosphotransferase ThrH, with product MLVACLDLEGVLTPEVWINVAEKTGIAALRATTRDVPDYDQLMRQRLRILREHGIRLADIQAVIAGMGPLPGAREFLDWLRSRMQVLILSDTFYEFADPLMQQLGRPTLFCHHLQVDDEGMISGYRLRQADSKRQCVLAVRALNFPVTAVGDSYNDTGMLAAADVGILFRPPQNVIDEFPQFPVTRSYDELREALLQAEERLFKKGS from the coding sequence TTGCTGGTTGCTTGTCTGGATTTGGAGGGAGTTTTAACGCCGGAAGTTTGGATCAACGTGGCCGAAAAGACCGGCATTGCAGCTTTGCGCGCCACCACGCGCGACGTACCGGATTATGATCAGCTCATGCGGCAGAGGCTGCGCATTCTGCGCGAGCACGGCATTCGGCTCGCGGACATTCAGGCGGTCATTGCCGGAATGGGGCCGCTGCCCGGCGCGCGCGAGTTTTTGGATTGGCTCCGCAGCCGCATGCAGGTGTTGATCCTATCGGATACCTTTTATGAATTTGCCGACCCGCTGATGCAGCAGCTCGGTCGGCCGACGCTCTTTTGTCACCATTTGCAGGTCGACGATGAGGGCATGATCAGCGGTTATCGTCTTCGGCAAGCGGACAGCAAACGGCAGTGCGTGCTTGCCGTGCGCGCACTCAATTTTCCGGTGACGGCGGTCGGCGACTCTTACAACGACACCGGTATGCTCGCCGCGGCGGATGTCGGAATTCTTTTCCGGCCGCCGCAGAATGTGATCGATGAATTTCCCCAATTTCCGGTAACGCGCTCTTATGACGAACTGCGCGAGGCTTTGCTGCAGGCGGAAGAAAGGCTTTTCAAAAAAGGGAGTTGA
- a CDS encoding AMP-binding protein, with amino-acid sequence MFEKFVSRSRFDSYEDFYAHFVIHRPLDFNFAYDVVDEYARLEPNKTAIVWCNDAGDEAVFTFAELQARTNQTANFLRRHGIVKGDKVMLILKRRYEFWFFMLALHKLGAVAIPATHLLTKKDIVYRNNAADIKMIVAVADEAVCANVEAAEVESPSLKLKVIIQGERPGWVAYQQALLQESTIFERPVGKAAPQAEDMMLLYFTSGTTGMPKMVQHNFLYPLGHIVTAKYWQNVTPDGLHLTVSDTGWAKAVWGKIYGQWLAGSAVFVYDMDKFVPSRLLEVITRYRVTTFCAPPTVYRFFIKEDLSKYDFSALRWCTVAGEPLNPEVYHQWLQATGVRLMEGYGQTELTLTIGNFPWMEVKPGSMGKPAPGYDIDLLDDEGRPCAVGDEGQIVVRTEKRRPFGMFGGYYRDEALTQSVWHDGVYYTGDVAWRDEDGYYWYVGRIDDVIKSSGYRIGPFEVESALLEHPAVLECAVTGVPDPERGQIVKASVVLVRGWEPSDELARELQEHVKKTTAPYKYPRLIEFVPSLPKTISGKIRRVEIRNQAE; translated from the coding sequence ATGTTCGAAAAATTTGTTTCGCGCAGTCGCTTTGATTCTTATGAAGATTTTTATGCCCATTTTGTCATTCATAGGCCATTGGACTTTAATTTCGCCTACGATGTCGTCGATGAGTATGCGCGCCTTGAGCCGAACAAAACGGCCATCGTTTGGTGCAACGATGCCGGCGATGAAGCGGTCTTTACTTTTGCTGAGCTTCAGGCGCGGACCAATCAAACCGCCAATTTTCTGCGTCGCCACGGCATCGTCAAGGGCGACAAAGTGATGCTCATTCTCAAGCGGCGGTATGAATTTTGGTTTTTCATGCTCGCGCTGCATAAACTCGGCGCCGTGGCCATTCCGGCCACCCATCTGCTCACCAAAAAGGACATTGTTTATCGCAACAACGCGGCCGACATCAAAATGATCGTCGCCGTAGCCGACGAGGCCGTTTGCGCCAACGTCGAAGCGGCAGAGGTGGAATCCCCCTCATTGAAGCTGAAGGTCATCATTCAGGGCGAACGACCGGGATGGGTAGCCTATCAACAAGCGCTTTTGCAGGAAAGCACGATTTTCGAACGCCCTGTCGGCAAAGCTGCGCCGCAGGCTGAAGATATGATGCTGCTCTATTTTACCAGCGGCACCACCGGCATGCCCAAGATGGTGCAGCACAATTTTCTCTATCCTTTGGGGCATATCGTCACCGCCAAGTATTGGCAGAATGTCACGCCGGACGGCCTGCATTTGACGGTCTCCGATACCGGCTGGGCAAAGGCGGTTTGGGGCAAGATTTACGGTCAATGGTTGGCCGGCTCGGCCGTGTTCGTATATGATATGGATAAATTTGTGCCCTCCCGATTGCTGGAGGTGATTACGCGATATCGGGTGACCACCTTTTGCGCGCCGCCGACGGTTTATCGCTTTTTCATCAAAGAAGATCTGTCAAAGTATGACTTTAGCGCTTTGCGATGGTGTACGGTGGCCGGAGAGCCGCTCAACCCTGAGGTCTATCATCAATGGCTGCAGGCGACGGGCGTGAGGCTGATGGAAGGCTACGGGCAGACGGAACTTACCCTGACCATCGGCAATTTTCCCTGGATGGAGGTCAAGCCGGGCTCCATGGGTAAACCGGCGCCGGGCTATGACATTGATCTGCTGGATGATGAAGGGCGACCCTGCGCAGTCGGCGATGAGGGACAGATCGTCGTTCGTACGGAAAAGCGTCGGCCGTTCGGTATGTTCGGCGGCTATTACCGCGACGAAGCGCTGACGCAAAGCGTTTGGCATGACGGCGTCTATTACACCGGCGATGTGGCCTGGCGGGACGAAGACGGCTATTATTGGTACGTCGGCCGTATCGACGACGTCATCAAAAGTTCCGGCTATCGAATCGGGCCGTTCGAAGTGGAGAGTGCCCTGCTGGAGCATCCTGCGGTATTGGAATGCGCCGTAACCGGTGTGCCGGATCCGGAACGAGGGCAGATCGTCAAAGCTTCTGTTGTCTTGGTGCGCGGCTGGGAACCGAGCGACGAATTGGCGCGCGAGCTGCAGGAACATGTCAAGAAAACCACAGCACCTTACAAGTATCCCCGTCTTATCGAGTTTGTTCCCAGTCTGCCGAAGACCATCAGCGGCAAAATCCGCCGAGTCGAAATTCGCAATCAAGCAGAGTAA
- a CDS encoding patatin-like phospholipase family protein yields MAIWSALRKSKKRSAKRIGLALSGGGARGLAYIEFCKAMDDLGVRPSIVSGTSIGAIFGAFIAADFTGRRMEQELEILSPLKIPKLIDVNLKKAVLKGQKVMEYLQKVIGVERFEDLSIPLKVVAADYWRREPVIFERGPLMPAVRASISLPAIFKPLQYQGRILIDGGAVDPLPHEIIRDQCDYLIAIDVSGSIAPTKGSLMPGMFDSIMETFQTMQSAIIAEKLKRTPVDLYVKPRLLNYSILDFLKEKEIRASVALDVAAFRQKLKADLDLQ; encoded by the coding sequence ATGGCGATTTGGAGCGCTCTGCGCAAGTCGAAAAAAAGGTCTGCAAAGCGTATCGGTTTAGCGTTAAGCGGCGGCGGCGCGCGCGGACTTGCCTATATTGAATTCTGCAAGGCGATGGACGACCTGGGCGTGCGCCCGTCGATCGTTTCCGGCACGAGCATTGGCGCCATTTTCGGTGCCTTTATTGCCGCTGATTTTACCGGCAGGCGCATGGAGCAGGAGCTCGAAATCCTTTCACCGCTGAAAATTCCTAAGCTCATCGACGTCAATTTGAAAAAGGCCGTACTCAAGGGTCAAAAGGTCATGGAGTACCTGCAAAAGGTTATCGGCGTCGAACGTTTCGAGGATCTCTCCATCCCTCTCAAGGTCGTGGCCGCCGATTACTGGCGAAGGGAGCCGGTCATCTTTGAACGTGGGCCGTTGATGCCGGCCGTGCGTGCTTCCATCTCTCTGCCGGCGATTTTCAAACCGCTGCAATATCAGGGGCGCATCCTCATCGACGGCGGTGCCGTAGACCCGCTGCCGCATGAGATCATTCGCGACCAGTGCGACTATCTGATCGCCATTGACGTCTCGGGTTCCATCGCCCCAACCAAGGGCAGCCTGATGCCGGGCATGTTCGACAGCATCATGGAGACATTCCAGACGATGCAGTCCGCGATTATCGCCGAAAAGCTCAAACGCACGCCCGTCGATCTCTATGTCAAGCCGAGACTGCTCAATTATTCTATTCTCGATTTCCTCAAAGAAAAAGAGATACGCGCCTCGGTGGCGCTGGACGTGGCGGCTTTTCGACAAAAGCTAAAAGCGGATCTCGATCTGCAATAA
- a CDS encoding YCF48-related protein, which produces MKSAIIGLCAVYTGLAQEQWQWLNPLPQGNNLFGVCAVGRRIVAVGELGTVLISIDGGTCWQVKHRIDNYEGTLYDVELVDERRGWAVGEDGAVFCSRNGGETFERQQTPLQTHLYDVVFLDSLRGCAVGRWGKIIVTDDGGKHWRGAESGVLRSLHAVCRLEGDRLLAVGRGGTVLLSSDAGQSWKSVDMPTAENLRCVAYAMGKAVAAGDNGILFFSLDGGESWQRVTAGEKALDWRCAAVSGDSLFILYGVSGTKGEAAPSGELYFSRDAVEWQRAAVDWAPSIYAVRGSREDLWMVGRCGLVLRWASGAAAPETLSSSIAESLRASFFVDERHVRLAGGQQISRTNDGGKTWMTVNLNTAHQLYSVWFASADTGWVVGGGVVYRNGFPGLHGDFFFTTDGGETWQPQPTEGTLTRLRSIRFYNRRIGCTVGDGGALFKTSDGGRTWRRVDTKTRIKLFDVHLFGENHIIACGEGGRFIRSTDGGESWTRIGVPADSLLAMKFVDLSTGYAVGSGGAIFKTTNQGIKWEKIDAGVFEELRSIDFISPRVGWAVGNNGLILKTENSGQDWISIISSTRRRFTSIRVHPDGSGIIVGDGGTVLVNRRLKDVVRSTGKPQHYDLLRVFPNPFNESAQIIFKAAHGGPIEIKVYNLLGKEVTTLFSGILEEGEHRFIFNAGNLPSGLYFCRLLTDEKSTVQKMMLYK; this is translated from the coding sequence TTGAAATCGGCAATCATCGGCCTTTGCGCCGTTTATACAGGCTTGGCTCAGGAGCAATGGCAGTGGCTGAATCCGCTGCCGCAGGGGAATAATCTGTTCGGCGTCTGTGCGGTAGGCAGGCGGATCGTTGCCGTAGGCGAGTTAGGGACCGTCTTGATCAGCATAGACGGCGGCACTTGCTGGCAGGTAAAGCATCGAATCGACAATTATGAGGGGACTTTGTACGACGTCGAATTGGTCGATGAACGGAGAGGCTGGGCTGTGGGCGAAGACGGCGCTGTTTTCTGCTCCCGAAATGGCGGCGAAACTTTTGAACGGCAGCAAACCCCTCTTCAGACCCATTTGTATGATGTCGTCTTTCTAGACTCTTTGCGCGGCTGCGCCGTCGGCAGATGGGGGAAGATCATCGTTACCGATGACGGCGGCAAACACTGGCGTGGTGCCGAGAGCGGAGTGTTGCGTTCCCTGCATGCGGTCTGTCGGCTCGAGGGCGATCGCCTGTTGGCGGTCGGCAGGGGCGGCACGGTTTTGTTAAGCAGCGATGCGGGTCAAAGTTGGAAATCGGTCGATATGCCGACCGCTGAAAATCTACGGTGCGTTGCTTACGCCATGGGTAAAGCCGTCGCAGCAGGTGACAACGGCATTCTTTTCTTTTCACTCGACGGCGGCGAATCATGGCAAAGAGTTACTGCAGGCGAAAAAGCGTTAGACTGGCGATGCGCAGCCGTCTCGGGCGATTCGCTTTTCATTCTGTACGGGGTTAGCGGGACAAAAGGCGAAGCTGCTCCCTCTGGGGAACTCTATTTCAGCCGCGACGCCGTCGAATGGCAAAGGGCTGCCGTTGACTGGGCGCCGTCGATTTATGCGGTTAGAGGATCTAGGGAGGACCTGTGGATGGTCGGCAGGTGCGGGCTGGTTCTGCGCTGGGCAAGCGGCGCAGCTGCTCCGGAAACGCTCAGCTCTTCGATTGCCGAATCCCTGCGCGCCTCTTTCTTTGTCGATGAACGGCACGTCCGGCTGGCGGGGGGACAGCAGATTAGCCGAACAAACGACGGCGGCAAGACTTGGATGACCGTTAACTTGAATACAGCCCATCAGCTCTATTCGGTCTGGTTCGCTTCAGCGGATACAGGCTGGGTGGTCGGCGGAGGTGTGGTCTATCGGAACGGCTTTCCCGGACTGCACGGCGATTTTTTCTTCACAACGGACGGCGGAGAGACCTGGCAGCCGCAGCCGACGGAAGGGACCTTGACGCGACTTCGCTCCATCCGCTTTTATAACCGCCGCATCGGTTGTACCGTCGGTGACGGCGGCGCGCTGTTCAAAACCAGCGACGGCGGCCGCACTTGGCGCAGAGTCGACACAAAGACACGCATCAAACTATTTGACGTGCATTTGTTCGGCGAAAATCACATTATAGCCTGCGGCGAAGGCGGCAGGTTCATCCGCTCGACCGACGGCGGGGAATCATGGACAAGAATTGGAGTTCCGGCCGACTCGCTTTTGGCCATGAAATTCGTCGATCTCTCGACCGGCTATGCCGTCGGCAGCGGCGGTGCGATTTTCAAAACCACAAATCAGGGGATAAAGTGGGAAAAAATCGATGCCGGAGTTTTCGAAGAGCTTCGGTCAATCGATTTTATCTCTCCGCGCGTCGGCTGGGCGGTGGGAAACAACGGCCTCATCTTAAAAACTGAAAACTCTGGTCAAGATTGGATTTCCATCATTTCGTCGACTCGAAGACGATTTACGTCGATTCGCGTTCATCCCGACGGAAGCGGGATAATTGTCGGCGACGGCGGCACCGTGTTGGTCAACCGTCGTCTGAAAGATGTGGTCCGCTCCACCGGAAAGCCGCAGCACTATGATCTGCTGCGTGTTTTTCCGAATCCGTTCAATGAATCGGCACAAATCATTTTCAAAGCGGCTCATGGCGGACCGATCGAGATAAAAGTCTATAATTTGCTCGGCAAAGAAGTAACGACTCTCTTTAGCGGCATTTTAGAAGAAGGCGAGCATCGTTTTATTTTTAATGCCGGCAATCTTCCCAGCGGACTCTATTTCTGCCGACTTTTAACCGATGAAAAGTCGACGGTACAAAAGATGATGCTGTATAAATAA